The Kangiella marina genome window below encodes:
- a CDS encoding carboxypeptidase-like regulatory domain-containing protein → MKLSKIFMITIFTGLVYGCGGGGGSSEEPSPPPTPPPSGEAATISGTLTFDKVPHNTSTNGLNYNGTVEAPIRGVTVQLLEGTTVVDSDVSDATGNYSVDGETGVTYRLRVRAELKQTGTQSWDIEVVDNTSSNAQYVLDSAQFTVSSTSETRDLNADSGWGGSSYTSTRAAAPFNILDRVYVIIDKLQDVDANLTLDPLVINWSPNNIAESGDIANGRIGTSFYTQDQIYLLGAQDSDTDEYDGHVIIHEWGHYFEDNNARSDSIGGRHGGGDRLDMRVAFGEGFGNAWSGIITDDPFYRDSFGPDQSQGFFINVENNNVSNPGWFSEGSVQSILYDIYDGTSDDSANLGLQPIYNVLTGQQRNTEAFTSIFSFMTYIKDENPGDAVALNALLTAQNINPNVDIWGSNETDNEGQPDVIPVYNEFNPGDTQNLCTISTFGGFASNDNRNKLGNRKFLRLNIPSDGSYTLRLTPPGSQDLDGFIFLRGEFVNGDNAASTSTVNITGNLAAGTYTADVQSFDEAACFDVSLIQN, encoded by the coding sequence ATGAAACTTTCAAAAATATTCATGATAACCATATTCACAGGATTGGTTTATGGTTGTGGTGGGGGCGGCGGCAGCAGCGAAGAACCATCCCCTCCTCCTACACCGCCTCCTAGTGGCGAAGCAGCCACTATTTCAGGTACGCTAACATTTGATAAAGTACCGCACAACACTTCAACAAATGGCTTGAATTACAATGGTACTGTAGAAGCGCCAATCCGTGGTGTGACTGTTCAGCTGCTCGAAGGAACTACCGTCGTGGATAGCGATGTGAGTGATGCTACAGGTAACTATTCAGTCGATGGTGAAACTGGAGTGACTTACCGATTGCGAGTTCGCGCAGAGTTGAAGCAAACAGGTACTCAATCATGGGACATCGAGGTAGTCGATAACACCAGTAGTAACGCTCAGTATGTTTTAGACTCGGCACAATTTACGGTGTCTTCAACCAGTGAAACTCGAGATCTCAATGCTGACTCAGGATGGGGAGGCAGCTCTTACACCTCGACTCGCGCTGCAGCACCATTCAATATATTGGATCGCGTCTATGTCATTATTGATAAGCTACAGGATGTTGATGCCAACTTAACGTTAGACCCTCTTGTGATCAATTGGAGTCCAAATAATATTGCTGAAAGTGGTGATATAGCTAACGGTCGAATTGGCACTTCTTTTTATACGCAAGATCAAATCTACCTCCTTGGTGCTCAAGATAGCGATACTGATGAATACGATGGTCATGTGATTATCCACGAGTGGGGGCACTATTTTGAAGACAATAATGCTCGCTCAGACAGTATTGGTGGCCGTCATGGTGGTGGTGATCGTCTCGACATGCGTGTAGCCTTTGGCGAAGGGTTTGGTAACGCATGGTCAGGGATTATTACCGACGATCCTTTCTACCGCGACTCATTCGGTCCCGATCAGTCTCAAGGCTTCTTTATCAATGTGGAAAACAACAATGTTTCAAATCCAGGATGGTTTAGTGAGGGATCGGTTCAGTCGATTCTTTATGATATTTACGATGGAACCAGTGACGATTCCGCTAACCTAGGGTTACAACCGATCTACAATGTATTGACAGGCCAACAGAGAAACACTGAAGCCTTTACCAGTATCTTTAGCTTCATGACTTACATCAAAGATGAAAACCCTGGAGATGCCGTTGCACTCAACGCGTTATTAACTGCACAAAATATCAATCCGAACGTTGATATTTGGGGCTCAAACGAGACAGATAACGAAGGTCAACCAGACGTTATTCCTGTCTATAATGAGTTTAATCCTGGTGATACTCAAAACCTATGTACCATCAGCACCTTCGGTGGCTTTGCCTCTAACGACAACCGCAACAAGCTCGGTAATCGTAAGTTCTTACGCCTCAACATTCCTTCGGACGGCAGTTATACCTTACGTTTAACACCTCCAGGAAGCCAGGACTTAGACGGCTTCATCTTCCTTAGAGGAGAGTTCGTCAATGGTGATAATGCAGCATCTACATCAACCGTAAATATCACTGGCAATCTGGCGGCTGGAACTTATACCGCAGACGTTCAATCATTTGACGAAGCAGCCTGCTTCGACGTATCGCTAATACAGAACTAA
- the nudE gene encoding ADP compounds hydrolase NudE: protein MSSKLPKIKKQKVIAQTRIFAVEELELEFSNGVYRIYERLKAGKHGAVMIIPLINDETMLLIKEYAAGMERYELAFPKGLIDSGESAIHAANRELQEEAGFAAKSLTELKKITLAPGYLSHQMNLVVAEDLYPSKLEGDEPEPIEIVKWPLADIDRLLEVEEFSEARSIAGVYLLQRYLQQKKAAQ, encoded by the coding sequence ATGTCATCAAAACTCCCTAAAATTAAGAAACAAAAAGTTATTGCTCAAACTCGAATATTTGCTGTGGAGGAGCTTGAACTTGAATTCTCCAATGGTGTGTATCGAATCTATGAGCGGTTAAAAGCTGGTAAGCATGGCGCTGTTATGATTATTCCTTTGATTAATGACGAAACTATGTTGTTAATTAAAGAGTACGCAGCAGGAATGGAGCGTTATGAGTTGGCATTCCCCAAAGGTTTAATTGACTCTGGAGAGTCAGCAATCCATGCCGCCAACCGAGAGCTTCAGGAAGAAGCAGGGTTTGCTGCAAAGTCACTCACTGAACTCAAGAAAATTACGCTAGCGCCTGGTTACTTGAGTCATCAAATGAATTTAGTGGTAGCGGAAGACTTATACCCAAGCAAACTGGAAGGTGACGAACCAGAGCCTATCGAGATTGTGAAATGGCCACTAGCTGATATCGACAGGTTGCTGGAGGTAGAAGAGTTTAGTGAGGCTCGAAGTATCGCGGGTGTTTATTTATTGCAGCGATATTTACAACAAAAAAAAGCCGCTCAATAA
- the yrfG gene encoding GMP/IMP nucleotidase, with amino-acid sequence MKLIDWAEVDTILLDMDGTLLDLAFDNHFWKQAIPTIYAEDKGISLEQSQQHLGQYYEAYSGTLEWYCTDFWSEKLGLDIIKHKTDMAHKIALRPGTEAFLTEAKASAKKVVLVTNAHPETLRVKLETTAIDQYFDQLYTSHQFNQPKESPLFWSQLEAELEASLSRCLFIDDTESILIQAQQSGVKYSVMVKQPDLSLPEREATHMLSVNQLTELLPIK; translated from the coding sequence TTGAAACTGATTGATTGGGCAGAGGTTGATACCATCCTTCTCGATATGGATGGAACCCTGCTCGATCTTGCTTTTGATAACCATTTTTGGAAACAAGCCATTCCGACCATTTATGCTGAAGACAAAGGCATTAGTCTTGAGCAGTCTCAACAACACTTAGGTCAGTACTATGAAGCTTACAGTGGAACATTAGAGTGGTACTGTACGGATTTTTGGTCAGAAAAACTTGGTCTTGATATTATTAAACATAAAACTGACATGGCCCATAAAATTGCTTTGAGGCCAGGGACAGAAGCGTTTTTAACAGAAGCCAAAGCTAGCGCCAAAAAAGTTGTCTTAGTCACAAATGCGCATCCTGAAACTTTACGGGTTAAGTTAGAGACTACAGCAATAGATCAGTACTTTGATCAACTTTATACTTCTCATCAGTTTAATCAGCCGAAAGAGTCGCCGTTGTTTTGGTCACAATTAGAGGCTGAGCTAGAAGCATCTCTGTCACGTTGTCTTTTTATTGATGATACGGAAAGCATTTTAATACAAGCGCAACAGTCAGGCGTTAAATATTCTGTTATGGTTAAGCAACCGGATTTAAGTTTGCCGGAGCGAGAGGCGACTCACATGCTAAGTGTTAATCAATTAACCGAACTACTACCGATTAAATAA
- the gspN gene encoding type II secretion system protein N, whose product MKKIILGSVAALIVFVILLVVMTPARVVTSWITDAVPGVQMGQVTGTIWNPAIEQVQYRNLTLRNIELETSLAPLMWGNLTTGITINDPNVKLTSQASLSSGRYELTDANIDIDTAYVIELIRTPLEGLSGQVTGIVSNAVFNDNKITQLNGEGTWSNAVIQYPNNNLELGDLRFKLSQMSNQGNGARVDIIDNDGVLDLKGFIEVGLDKQFNMRVHATNELPENLKQWLTRWGRQQDDRIYLEWQGRLP is encoded by the coding sequence ATGAAAAAAATCATACTAGGGTCGGTTGCGGCCCTTATTGTCTTTGTTATTTTGCTTGTTGTCATGACACCAGCTCGTGTTGTGACGTCTTGGATCACTGATGCAGTCCCGGGTGTACAGATGGGACAAGTGACGGGCACCATTTGGAATCCAGCCATTGAGCAGGTGCAATATCGAAACTTAACACTGCGTAACATTGAGTTAGAAACCAGTTTAGCTCCACTAATGTGGGGAAACTTAACGACAGGTATTACAATCAATGATCCAAACGTTAAGCTAACCTCGCAAGCATCACTGTCGTCAGGACGTTACGAGCTGACGGATGCCAACATTGATATTGATACGGCTTATGTCATTGAGCTTATTAGAACACCCCTTGAGGGGCTGTCTGGTCAAGTGACAGGAATCGTGTCTAATGCGGTGTTTAATGATAACAAGATTACTCAGCTTAATGGGGAGGGCACGTGGAGTAACGCGGTCATCCAATACCCCAACAATAATCTTGAGTTAGGAGACTTACGCTTTAAGTTGAGTCAAATGAGCAACCAAGGCAACGGCGCTAGAGTCGATATCATTGATAATGACGGTGTACTTGATCTTAAAGGTTTTATCGAAGTCGGGCTTGATAAGCAGTTCAATATGCGGGTACATGCGACTAACGAGCTGCCTGAAAACTTGAAGCAATGGTTGACGCGCTGGGGCCGTCAACAAGACGACAGAATTTACCTTGAGTGGCAGGGGCGATTACCTTGA
- a CDS encoding type II secretion system protein M gives MKVIKDWYSGLNQRERSMVSVLSVLMILLIIFIAVVLPIKRYVAGLDDSVQRMENDLPSVASKVQALQARSGGAQQVTQQSLNQLVTNSSKRYGLKFSRIEERKRDEEIQVRLDDVEFDQLLRWVSQLEQQQGLIVDTLRVSDTDTTGMVDASVKFLKPS, from the coding sequence GTGAAAGTAATCAAAGATTGGTACTCAGGTTTAAATCAACGTGAACGAAGCATGGTTTCTGTGCTGAGTGTATTGATGATTTTGTTAATTATCTTTATTGCTGTAGTACTTCCTATCAAGCGATATGTTGCGGGTCTGGATGACAGTGTTCAACGTATGGAAAATGATTTGCCTAGTGTTGCTTCTAAAGTACAAGCCTTACAAGCACGCTCTGGTGGCGCTCAACAAGTAACGCAACAATCATTGAATCAGTTAGTCACTAACAGCAGTAAACGTTATGGGTTAAAGTTTTCTCGGATTGAAGAGCGTAAACGTGATGAAGAGATTCAAGTGCGTCTTGATGATGTTGAGTTCGACCAATTGCTACGTTGGGTGAGTCAATTAGAGCAGCAACAGGGTTTGATCGTGGATACGTTAAGGGTATCGGATACGGATACTACAGGGATGGTGGATGCTTCCGTTAAATTTTTAAAACCATCTTAA
- the gspL gene encoding type II secretion system protein GspL, translating into MKEKLFIRINSDERSLQWGILSGDEEGHSSFTDRGRLLIEDIETLGEQVSEQTVVLMLPAHRVKCFNEKTPTKNRKQLEKAIPYQLEEQILDNVDNQHFALGSFDAQDRLAINVVDKQYLAETLEQFKEVGVEPDFVISEAACLPYFNDAWSTLIEEQVFVRQEPNVFWSADKSLVEELLKLELQRDELSVSQAIRIYATEKQELNLDAVPGLATQYEVIEDTFQFLAHNFDEAGLNLLQQEFSSQKKVQRNYGVWKLPAIAASVVCVLGIVYLVSHIIHLNQQYSNLEERTLAETKKIYPTLPLTTAKIQINNSYRSIGGDSGSETSFALLMDKAIKAMDARSINFTQMEYIASRGELSMDVSAESYDILTRSQRSLESSGLKASMRNASENGGVWSARITVGLNK; encoded by the coding sequence ATGAAAGAAAAGTTATTTATAAGGATTAATAGCGATGAGCGATCATTGCAGTGGGGGATATTGTCCGGTGATGAGGAGGGTCATAGCTCGTTTACCGACAGGGGTCGTTTATTAATTGAAGATATTGAAACGCTCGGGGAGCAAGTTTCGGAGCAAACAGTTGTGCTCATGCTGCCAGCGCATCGAGTGAAGTGTTTCAATGAAAAAACACCGACTAAAAATCGCAAGCAGTTAGAAAAGGCAATTCCATATCAACTGGAAGAGCAAATTCTTGATAATGTTGATAATCAACACTTCGCACTGGGATCGTTTGATGCGCAAGATCGCCTAGCGATTAATGTGGTGGATAAACAGTACTTAGCGGAAACACTAGAGCAATTTAAAGAGGTTGGTGTAGAGCCTGACTTTGTCATTTCTGAAGCAGCATGCCTTCCGTATTTTAACGATGCCTGGTCAACCTTGATTGAGGAGCAGGTTTTTGTTCGTCAAGAACCCAATGTTTTTTGGTCAGCGGATAAGTCGCTGGTTGAAGAGCTTCTTAAGCTTGAATTGCAGCGAGATGAGCTTAGTGTTAGCCAAGCTATTCGAATTTATGCGACCGAAAAGCAAGAGTTAAACTTAGATGCGGTACCGGGGCTGGCGACTCAGTATGAAGTGATTGAAGATACGTTTCAGTTCTTAGCGCACAATTTTGACGAAGCGGGACTAAACTTATTGCAACAAGAGTTTTCCTCGCAAAAGAAAGTTCAACGAAATTACGGCGTTTGGAAACTTCCAGCTATTGCCGCTTCGGTAGTATGTGTTTTGGGTATTGTTTATTTGGTGAGCCACATTATTCATTTGAACCAGCAGTATTCTAACCTAGAAGAAAGAACGCTTGCGGAAACCAAAAAAATATATCCAACACTGCCTTTGACTACTGCGAAAATTCAAATTAATAACAGTTACCGAAGCATCGGTGGTGATAGTGGCAGCGAGACGAGTTTTGCTTTACTTATGGATAAAGCAATCAAAGCCATGGATGCAAGGAGCATTAATTTTACCCAAATGGAGTATATCGCTAGTCGTGGCGAGCTGAGTATGGACGTGAGTGCGGAAAGTTATGACATTTTAACCCGCTCGCAGCGTAGTTTAGAAAGCTCAGGATTAAAAGCGAGTATGCGTAACGCGTCCGAAAATGGTGGTGTTTGGTCAGCAAGAATTACTGTGGGGTTAAACAAGTGA